The following coding sequences lie in one Carassius gibelio isolate Cgi1373 ecotype wild population from Czech Republic chromosome A17, carGib1.2-hapl.c, whole genome shotgun sequence genomic window:
- the LOC127933139 gene encoding coiled-coil domain-containing protein 28A-like isoform X1, whose product MFNAADSEMYGLHPTPEERGTISPGHLDDTMEEKNKKRKSPKPSTNQPPPPVAARKTTAEAHSSQRTKYRRGVRDKPRPQSQSGKSNQSARIQHSFLTDVSDVQEMEKGLLGLLNDFHSGKLQAFGNECSIDQMEHVREMQETLARLQFDLYGEVDELPEDQRKSAYDTNMDKLLSNLEELSSSIQKLNLADCQDVPRTSSI is encoded by the exons ATGTTTAATGCTGCTGATTCCGAGATGTACGGTTTACACCCAACGCCAGAAGAACGGGGCACAATTTCGCCAG GTCATTTGGATGACACAATGGAGGAAAAGAATAAGAAACGTAAAAGCCCAAAACCGTCGACCAACCAGCCTCCTCCCCCAGTCGCTGCACGGAAAACAACGGCGGAAGCACACTCCAGTCAGAGGACAAAGTATCGCAG GGGAGTGCGAGACAAACCGAGGCCTCAGAGTCAGTCGGGTAAAAGTAACCAGTCTGCCCGCATCCAGCACTCATTTCTCACAGATGTGTCTGATGTTCAAGAGATGGAGAAGGGGCTGCTCGGCCTTCTTAATGACTTCCACTCTGGAAAACTGCAAGCCTTTG GCAATGAGTGCTCCATTGATCAGATGGAGCATGTGAGAGAAATGCAGGAAACACTGGCTCGTCTGCAATTCGACCTGTATGGAGAAGTGGATGAGTTGCCAGAAGACCAGAGGAAGTCCGCCTATGACACGAACATGGATAAACTGTTATCAAAT CTGGAAGAGTTAAGCTCCTCAAT ACAAAAGCTTAACCTTGCTGACTGTCAAGATGTCCCCAGAACTTCCAGCATATGA
- the LOC127933139 gene encoding coiled-coil domain-containing protein 28A-like isoform X2 codes for MEEKNKKRKSPKPSTNQPPPPVAARKTTAEAHSSQRTKYRRGVRDKPRPQSQSGKSNQSARIQHSFLTDVSDVQEMEKGLLGLLNDFHSGKLQAFGNECSIDQMEHVREMQETLARLQFDLYGEVDELPEDQRKSAYDTNMDKLLSNLEELSSSIQKLNLADCQDVPRTSSI; via the exons ATGGAGGAAAAGAATAAGAAACGTAAAAGCCCAAAACCGTCGACCAACCAGCCTCCTCCCCCAGTCGCTGCACGGAAAACAACGGCGGAAGCACACTCCAGTCAGAGGACAAAGTATCGCAG GGGAGTGCGAGACAAACCGAGGCCTCAGAGTCAGTCGGGTAAAAGTAACCAGTCTGCCCGCATCCAGCACTCATTTCTCACAGATGTGTCTGATGTTCAAGAGATGGAGAAGGGGCTGCTCGGCCTTCTTAATGACTTCCACTCTGGAAAACTGCAAGCCTTTG GCAATGAGTGCTCCATTGATCAGATGGAGCATGTGAGAGAAATGCAGGAAACACTGGCTCGTCTGCAATTCGACCTGTATGGAGAAGTGGATGAGTTGCCAGAAGACCAGAGGAAGTCCGCCTATGACACGAACATGGATAAACTGTTATCAAAT CTGGAAGAGTTAAGCTCCTCAAT ACAAAAGCTTAACCTTGCTGACTGTCAAGATGTCCCCAGAACTTCCAGCATATGA